One region of Solanum pennellii chromosome 6, SPENNV200 genomic DNA includes:
- the LOC107023792 gene encoding uncharacterized protein LOC107023792 isoform X3 has protein sequence MHSSRRLNASWTFICCLVIKLKIMIDKNRNRVIFAESDHEFIDTLFSFLTLPLATILRLLEKDMVQLGSSSRVYASVYSLEPRFLRTSYCKSMLIMPRSASEVQCEKLKLNVDYSENAGKLFNCNSYNPRCKNIFSIAQNTRCFCCTRLRQCDRKIKEKEEKRSCGGETVVEVFFKGGAASFMITDDLQVMPASTASLTALFGKLGVSDKSEIEAKTVEVGTQEVLQLLKFSLLSKKALTNMVLNSQGSWLKDISKFEYNQTAKLDKKTMSQNTNSMNLKLIVSKSKKKVLYAEAGFKLVDFLFSFLVFPLGAVVKHLGGNSRLGCIDNLYKGAAELSLENYIKSEECKNMLLSPKLFPHSGFDSHILDVEEEYPKYRYDDSGNIELVRNTNKSEGSSIVNEEEASDLAINILDPKSPTGETIKGEGYLKGPATFMIMDNLLVTPFSPTAIITQLNQMKVSTSDVEERTVTVGKDEFQSSCRVEPCNTRHGIDV, from the exons ATGCATTCTTCAAGAAGGTTAAACGCGTCATGgacatttatttgttgtttg GTTATCAAACTTAAGATTATGATTGACAAGAACAGAAATCGAGTAATCTTTGCAGAGTCGGACCATGAATTCATCGACACACTCTTCTCATTCTTGACACTCCCGTTAGCTACAATTctaagacttcttgaaaaagaTATGGTTCAATTGGGATCAAGTAGCCGTGTTTATGCCAGTGTTTATTCGCTTGAGCCGAGGTTCTTGCGTACAAGCTACTGCAAATCCATGTTGATCATGCCGCGGAGTGCATCAGAAGTTCAGTGTGAAAAGCTGAAGCTCAATGTTGATTACTCGGAGAATGCAGGGAAGTTGTTTAACTGTAATAGCTATAACCCTAGGTGTAAAAACATTTTCAGTATCGCGCAGAATACACGCTGCTTCTGCTGTACTAGATTGAGACAATGtgatagaaaaattaaagagaaggaagagaagagaagttgtGGGGGAGAAACCGTGGTTGAAGTCTTTTTTAAGGGTGGGGCAGCAAGCTTTATGATTACAGATGATTTACAGGTAATGCCAGCCTCAACTGCTAGTTTAACTGCTTTGTTCGGAAAGCTCGGAGTCAGTGACAAGAGTGAAATTGAGGCAAAGACTGTAGAAGTTGGTACTCAGGAG GTGTTGCAACTGCTGAAGTTCTCATTGCTCTCGAAGAAGGCTTTGACAAATATGGTACTGAATAGCCAGGGAAGTTGGTTGAAAGATATATCGAAGTTTGAATATAACCAAACTGCAAAGTTAGACAAGAAGACCATGTCTCAAAACACAAATAGTATGAACCTGAAGCTTATAGTCAGCAAAAGTAAGAAGAAGGTTTTGTATGCAGAAGCGGGGTTCAAGCTTGTAGACTTCCTTTTCAGTTTCCTTGTATTTCCGTTAGGGGCTGTAGTAAAGCATCTAGGCGGTAACTCAAGACTTGGATGTATAGATAATTTGTATAAGGGTGCTGCTGAGTTGAGTTTggaaaattatatcaaatcagAAGAATGCAAAAATATGTTACTCTCTCCGAAACTGTTTCCACACTCTGGTTTTGACAGTCATATTCTCGATGTGGAAGAGGAGTACCCGAAATACAGATATGATGACTCTGGAAATATAGAATTAGTAAGGAACACTAATAAATCCGAGGGATCATCCATAGTAAATGAGGAAGAAGCAAGTGATTTAGCCATCAATATTTTGGATCCAAAGTCTCCAACAGGAGAAACTATAAAGGGTGAAGGATACTTGAAAGGACCCGCAACGTTTATGATAATGGATAATCTTCTAGTGACTCCTTTTTCCCCTACCGCAATCATAACTCAGCTTAATCAAATGAAGGTGTCAACCAGTGATGTCGAGGAACGCACTGTAACTGTTGGGAAGGACGAG TTTCAGAGTTCATGCAGAGTGGAACCATGCAATACTAGACATGGGATAGAtgtttaa
- the LOC107023792 gene encoding uncharacterized protein LOC107023792 isoform X2, whose product MSAGRPKSDERPKVIKLKIMIDKNRNRVIFAESDHEFIDTLFSFLTLPLATILRLLEKDMVQLGSSSRVYASVYSLEPRFLRTSYCKSMLIMPRSASEVQCEKLKLNVDYSENAGKLFNCNSYNPRCKNIFSIAQNTRCFCCTRLRQCDRKIKEKEEKRSCGGETVVEVFFKGGAASFMITDDLQVMPASTASLTALFGKLGVSDKSEIEAKTVEVGTQEVLQLLKFSLLSKKALTNMVLNSQGSWLKDISKFEYNQTAKLDKKTMSQNTNSMNLKLIVSKSKKKVLYAEAGFKLVDFLFSFLVFPLGAVVKHLGGNSRLGCIDNLYKGAAELSLENYIKSEECKNMLLSPKLFPHSGFDSHILDVEEEYPKYRYDDSGNIELVRNTNKSEGSSIVNEEEASDLAINILDPKSPTGETIKGEGYLKGPATFMIMDNLLVTPFSPTAIITQLNQMKVSTSDVEERTVTVGKDEALNLLKASLISKTVLNDVFNIREPYPKVMLKV is encoded by the exons ATGTCTGCTGGACGCCCTAAATCCGATGAACGCCCTAAG GTTATCAAACTTAAGATTATGATTGACAAGAACAGAAATCGAGTAATCTTTGCAGAGTCGGACCATGAATTCATCGACACACTCTTCTCATTCTTGACACTCCCGTTAGCTACAATTctaagacttcttgaaaaagaTATGGTTCAATTGGGATCAAGTAGCCGTGTTTATGCCAGTGTTTATTCGCTTGAGCCGAGGTTCTTGCGTACAAGCTACTGCAAATCCATGTTGATCATGCCGCGGAGTGCATCAGAAGTTCAGTGTGAAAAGCTGAAGCTCAATGTTGATTACTCGGAGAATGCAGGGAAGTTGTTTAACTGTAATAGCTATAACCCTAGGTGTAAAAACATTTTCAGTATCGCGCAGAATACACGCTGCTTCTGCTGTACTAGATTGAGACAATGtgatagaaaaattaaagagaaggaagagaagagaagttgtGGGGGAGAAACCGTGGTTGAAGTCTTTTTTAAGGGTGGGGCAGCAAGCTTTATGATTACAGATGATTTACAGGTAATGCCAGCCTCAACTGCTAGTTTAACTGCTTTGTTCGGAAAGCTCGGAGTCAGTGACAAGAGTGAAATTGAGGCAAAGACTGTAGAAGTTGGTACTCAGGAG GTGTTGCAACTGCTGAAGTTCTCATTGCTCTCGAAGAAGGCTTTGACAAATATGGTACTGAATAGCCAGGGAAGTTGGTTGAAAGATATATCGAAGTTTGAATATAACCAAACTGCAAAGTTAGACAAGAAGACCATGTCTCAAAACACAAATAGTATGAACCTGAAGCTTATAGTCAGCAAAAGTAAGAAGAAGGTTTTGTATGCAGAAGCGGGGTTCAAGCTTGTAGACTTCCTTTTCAGTTTCCTTGTATTTCCGTTAGGGGCTGTAGTAAAGCATCTAGGCGGTAACTCAAGACTTGGATGTATAGATAATTTGTATAAGGGTGCTGCTGAGTTGAGTTTggaaaattatatcaaatcagAAGAATGCAAAAATATGTTACTCTCTCCGAAACTGTTTCCACACTCTGGTTTTGACAGTCATATTCTCGATGTGGAAGAGGAGTACCCGAAATACAGATATGATGACTCTGGAAATATAGAATTAGTAAGGAACACTAATAAATCCGAGGGATCATCCATAGTAAATGAGGAAGAAGCAAGTGATTTAGCCATCAATATTTTGGATCCAAAGTCTCCAACAGGAGAAACTATAAAGGGTGAAGGATACTTGAAAGGACCCGCAACGTTTATGATAATGGATAATCTTCTAGTGACTCCTTTTTCCCCTACCGCAATCATAACTCAGCTTAATCAAATGAAGGTGTCAACCAGTGATGTCGAGGAACGCACTGTAACTGTTGGGAAGGACGAG GCCTTGAATTTACTGAAAGCATCTTTAATCTCAAAAACAGTTCTAAATGATGTTTTCAACATTAGGGAACCTTATCCTAAGGTTATGCTTAAAGTGTGA
- the LOC107023914 gene encoding tubulin beta-8 chain-like, giving the protein MREILHIQGGQCGNQIGAKFWEVVCAEHGIDATGAYHGESDIQLERVNVYYNEASCGRFVPRAVLMDLEPGTMDSVRSGTYGQIFRPDNFVFGQSGAGNNWAKGHYTEGAELIDSVLDVVRKEAENCDCLQGFQVCHSLGGGTGSGMGTLLISKIREEYPDRMMLTFSVFPSPKVSDTVVEPYNATLSVHQLVENADECMVLDNEALYDICFRTLKLTTPSFGDLNHLISATMSGVTCCLRFPGQLNSDLRKLAVNLIPFPRLHFFMVGFAPLTSRGSQQYRALSVPELTQQMWDAKNMMCAADPRHGRYLTASAMFRGKMSTKEVDEQMLNVQNKNSSYFVEWIPNNVKSTVCDIPPTGLKMASTFIGNSTSIQEMFRRVSEQFTAMFRRKAFLHWYTGEGMDEMEFTEAESNMNDLVSEYQQYQDAVADEDEGYEDEDEAYHD; this is encoded by the exons atgcgTGAAATTCTCCATATACAAGGTGGCCAATGTGGCAACCAAATCGGGGCTAAGTTTTGGGAGGTGGTATGCGCCGAGCATGGGATTGATGCAACCGGCGCGTACCATGGGGAGTCAGATATtcaactcgagagagtgaatgtaTATTATAATGAGGCGAGTTGTGGGCGCTTCGTACCTCGTGCTGTTCTTATGGATTTAGAGCCCGGTACTATGGACAGTGTTAGATCTGGAACTTATGGTCAGATTTTTAGACCTGATAACTTTGTATTCGGTCAATCTGGTGCCGGTAATAATTGGGCTAAAGGTCATTATACTGAAGGTGCTGAGTTGATTGATTCCGTTCTcgatgttgttaggaaagaagCTGAGAATTGTGATTGTCTACAAG GGTTTCAGGTGTGTCATTCCCTGGGAGGAGGGACTGGGTCTGGAATGGGGACACTTCTCATTTCAAAGATTCGAGAGGAATACCCAGATAGGATGATGCTGACATTCTCTGTCTTCCCATCGCCAAAGGTTTCAGACAcagttgtagagccttacaatGCTACATTGTCTGTTCATCAGCTTGTAGAGAATGCAGATGAGTGCATGGTTCTTGACAACGAGGCTTTATATGACATTTGTTTCCGAACCCTCAAACTAACAACTCCTAGCT TTGGTGATTTGAATCACTTAATATCTGCAACCATGTCCGGAGTTACTTGTTGTCTCAGATTCCCTGGACAGCTTAACTCTGATCTGAGGAAACTTGCTGTGAATCTCATTCCTTTCCCCCGTCTTCACTTCTTCATGGTTGGGTTTGCTCCACTTACCTCACGTGGTTCACAACAGTACCGCGCTTTATCTGTTCCTGAGCTTACTCAACAAATGTGGGATGCAAAGAACATGATGTGTGCTGCTGACCCTAGGCATGGCCGCTATTTGACAGCATCAGCAATGTTTAGGGGGAAAATGAGCACCAAGGAAGTTGATGAGCAGATGCTTAATGTGCAGAACAAAAATTCTTCATACTTCGTTGAGTGGATTCCCAACAACGTTAAGTCAACAGTCTGTGATATTCCACCAACTGGTCTAAAGATGGCATCGACTTTCATTGGAAATTCAACCTCAATACAAGAGATGTTCCGTCGTGTCAGTGAGCAATTCACAGCCATGTTTAGGAGGAAGGCTTTCTTGCATTGGTACACAGGGGAAGGAATGGATGAGATGGAGTTCACTGAGGCAGAGAGCAACATGAATGATCTGGTCTCTGAGTACCAACAGTACCAAGATGCAGTAGCAGATGAGGATGAAGGATACGAGGACGAAGATGAAGCATATCATGACTAG
- the LOC107021937 gene encoding uncharacterized protein LOC107021937: protein MWQIQCVSKFTYSIIEVFLRLSIGEIVCEDLSVGLCAYSVASSGKRCSLESYESIEGTRGYQCKTSDVLVSNIDITNSIESDECISACGADRNSLGISSDSLLESTFTSKLCSQQCNQKCPNIVDLYYNLALGEGVYLPAFCKGRNLNRRREMSQIQSSGVAWGPSAASSGYGRQLSEGPAASVALTFEADAPW from the exons ATGTGGCAAATCCAGTGTGTATCTAAGTTTACTTATTCAATTATAGAGGTGTTTTTGAGGTTGTCAATAG GTGAAATTGTGTGTGAAGATTTGTCAGTAGGATTGTGTGCCTACTCAGTTGCTTCGTCAGGGAAGCGTTGCTCTTTGGAGAGTTATGAATCAATCGAGGGAACAAGAGGGTACCAATGCAAGACCTCGGATGTGTTAGTGTCCAATATTGACATAACAAATTCGATTGAAAGTGACGAGTGCATTAGTGCTTGTGGAGCTGATAGAAACTCTCTTGGCATTTCTTCTGATTCACTTCTTGAATCAACATTCACTTCTAAGCTGTGTTCTCAACAATGCAACCAAAAGTGCCCTAACATTGTTGATCTTTACTACAATCTGGCTTTGGGAGAAG GGGTGTATTTGCCAGCATTTTGCAAGGGAAGAAATTTGAACAGACGCCGTGAAATGAGCCAAATCCAAAGTTCAGGTGTGGCATGGGGACCGTCAGCTGCCTCGAGTGGATATGGTCGACAGTTGAGTGAAGGGCCTGCAGCAAGCGTTGCACTCACATTCGAGGCTGATGCACCGTGGTGA
- the LOC107023792 gene encoding uncharacterized protein LOC107023792 isoform X4 encodes MHSSRRLNASWTFICCLVIKLKIMIDKNRNRVIFAESDHEFIDTLFSFLTLPLATILRLLEKDMVQLGSSSRVYASVYSLEPRFLRTSYCKSMLIMPRSASEVQCEKLKLNVDYSENAGKLFNCNSYNPRCKNIFSIAQNTRCFCCTRLRQCDRKIKEKEEKRSCGGETVVEVFFKGGAASFMITDDLQVMPASTASLTALFGKLGVSDKSEIEAKTVEVGTQEVLQLLKFSLLSKKALTNMVLNSQGSWLKDISKFEYNQTAKLDKKTMSQNTNSMNLKLIVSKSKKKVLYAEAGFKLVDFLFSFLVFPLGAVVKHLGGNSRLGCIDNLYKGAAELSLENYIKSEECKNMLLSPKLFPHSGFDSHILDVEEEYPKYRYDDSGNIELVRNTNKSEGSSIVNEEEASDLAINILDPKSPTGETIKGEGYLKGPATFMIMDNLLVTPFSPTAIITQLNQMKVSTSDVEERTVTVGKDESSCRVEPCNTRHGIDV; translated from the exons ATGCATTCTTCAAGAAGGTTAAACGCGTCATGgacatttatttgttgtttg GTTATCAAACTTAAGATTATGATTGACAAGAACAGAAATCGAGTAATCTTTGCAGAGTCGGACCATGAATTCATCGACACACTCTTCTCATTCTTGACACTCCCGTTAGCTACAATTctaagacttcttgaaaaagaTATGGTTCAATTGGGATCAAGTAGCCGTGTTTATGCCAGTGTTTATTCGCTTGAGCCGAGGTTCTTGCGTACAAGCTACTGCAAATCCATGTTGATCATGCCGCGGAGTGCATCAGAAGTTCAGTGTGAAAAGCTGAAGCTCAATGTTGATTACTCGGAGAATGCAGGGAAGTTGTTTAACTGTAATAGCTATAACCCTAGGTGTAAAAACATTTTCAGTATCGCGCAGAATACACGCTGCTTCTGCTGTACTAGATTGAGACAATGtgatagaaaaattaaagagaaggaagagaagagaagttgtGGGGGAGAAACCGTGGTTGAAGTCTTTTTTAAGGGTGGGGCAGCAAGCTTTATGATTACAGATGATTTACAGGTAATGCCAGCCTCAACTGCTAGTTTAACTGCTTTGTTCGGAAAGCTCGGAGTCAGTGACAAGAGTGAAATTGAGGCAAAGACTGTAGAAGTTGGTACTCAGGAG GTGTTGCAACTGCTGAAGTTCTCATTGCTCTCGAAGAAGGCTTTGACAAATATGGTACTGAATAGCCAGGGAAGTTGGTTGAAAGATATATCGAAGTTTGAATATAACCAAACTGCAAAGTTAGACAAGAAGACCATGTCTCAAAACACAAATAGTATGAACCTGAAGCTTATAGTCAGCAAAAGTAAGAAGAAGGTTTTGTATGCAGAAGCGGGGTTCAAGCTTGTAGACTTCCTTTTCAGTTTCCTTGTATTTCCGTTAGGGGCTGTAGTAAAGCATCTAGGCGGTAACTCAAGACTTGGATGTATAGATAATTTGTATAAGGGTGCTGCTGAGTTGAGTTTggaaaattatatcaaatcagAAGAATGCAAAAATATGTTACTCTCTCCGAAACTGTTTCCACACTCTGGTTTTGACAGTCATATTCTCGATGTGGAAGAGGAGTACCCGAAATACAGATATGATGACTCTGGAAATATAGAATTAGTAAGGAACACTAATAAATCCGAGGGATCATCCATAGTAAATGAGGAAGAAGCAAGTGATTTAGCCATCAATATTTTGGATCCAAAGTCTCCAACAGGAGAAACTATAAAGGGTGAAGGATACTTGAAAGGACCCGCAACGTTTATGATAATGGATAATCTTCTAGTGACTCCTTTTTCCCCTACCGCAATCATAACTCAGCTTAATCAAATGAAGGTGTCAACCAGTGATGTCGAGGAACGCACTGTAACTGTTGGGAAGGACGAG AGTTCATGCAGAGTGGAACCATGCAATACTAGACATGGGATAGAtgtttaa
- the LOC107023792 gene encoding uncharacterized protein LOC107023792 isoform X1 → MHSSRRLNASWTFICCLVIKLKIMIDKNRNRVIFAESDHEFIDTLFSFLTLPLATILRLLEKDMVQLGSSSRVYASVYSLEPRFLRTSYCKSMLIMPRSASEVQCEKLKLNVDYSENAGKLFNCNSYNPRCKNIFSIAQNTRCFCCTRLRQCDRKIKEKEEKRSCGGETVVEVFFKGGAASFMITDDLQVMPASTASLTALFGKLGVSDKSEIEAKTVEVGTQEVLQLLKFSLLSKKALTNMVLNSQGSWLKDISKFEYNQTAKLDKKTMSQNTNSMNLKLIVSKSKKKVLYAEAGFKLVDFLFSFLVFPLGAVVKHLGGNSRLGCIDNLYKGAAELSLENYIKSEECKNMLLSPKLFPHSGFDSHILDVEEEYPKYRYDDSGNIELVRNTNKSEGSSIVNEEEASDLAINILDPKSPTGETIKGEGYLKGPATFMIMDNLLVTPFSPTAIITQLNQMKVSTSDVEERTVTVGKDEALNLLKASLISKTVLNDVFNIREPYPKVMLKV, encoded by the exons ATGCATTCTTCAAGAAGGTTAAACGCGTCATGgacatttatttgttgtttg GTTATCAAACTTAAGATTATGATTGACAAGAACAGAAATCGAGTAATCTTTGCAGAGTCGGACCATGAATTCATCGACACACTCTTCTCATTCTTGACACTCCCGTTAGCTACAATTctaagacttcttgaaaaagaTATGGTTCAATTGGGATCAAGTAGCCGTGTTTATGCCAGTGTTTATTCGCTTGAGCCGAGGTTCTTGCGTACAAGCTACTGCAAATCCATGTTGATCATGCCGCGGAGTGCATCAGAAGTTCAGTGTGAAAAGCTGAAGCTCAATGTTGATTACTCGGAGAATGCAGGGAAGTTGTTTAACTGTAATAGCTATAACCCTAGGTGTAAAAACATTTTCAGTATCGCGCAGAATACACGCTGCTTCTGCTGTACTAGATTGAGACAATGtgatagaaaaattaaagagaaggaagagaagagaagttgtGGGGGAGAAACCGTGGTTGAAGTCTTTTTTAAGGGTGGGGCAGCAAGCTTTATGATTACAGATGATTTACAGGTAATGCCAGCCTCAACTGCTAGTTTAACTGCTTTGTTCGGAAAGCTCGGAGTCAGTGACAAGAGTGAAATTGAGGCAAAGACTGTAGAAGTTGGTACTCAGGAG GTGTTGCAACTGCTGAAGTTCTCATTGCTCTCGAAGAAGGCTTTGACAAATATGGTACTGAATAGCCAGGGAAGTTGGTTGAAAGATATATCGAAGTTTGAATATAACCAAACTGCAAAGTTAGACAAGAAGACCATGTCTCAAAACACAAATAGTATGAACCTGAAGCTTATAGTCAGCAAAAGTAAGAAGAAGGTTTTGTATGCAGAAGCGGGGTTCAAGCTTGTAGACTTCCTTTTCAGTTTCCTTGTATTTCCGTTAGGGGCTGTAGTAAAGCATCTAGGCGGTAACTCAAGACTTGGATGTATAGATAATTTGTATAAGGGTGCTGCTGAGTTGAGTTTggaaaattatatcaaatcagAAGAATGCAAAAATATGTTACTCTCTCCGAAACTGTTTCCACACTCTGGTTTTGACAGTCATATTCTCGATGTGGAAGAGGAGTACCCGAAATACAGATATGATGACTCTGGAAATATAGAATTAGTAAGGAACACTAATAAATCCGAGGGATCATCCATAGTAAATGAGGAAGAAGCAAGTGATTTAGCCATCAATATTTTGGATCCAAAGTCTCCAACAGGAGAAACTATAAAGGGTGAAGGATACTTGAAAGGACCCGCAACGTTTATGATAATGGATAATCTTCTAGTGACTCCTTTTTCCCCTACCGCAATCATAACTCAGCTTAATCAAATGAAGGTGTCAACCAGTGATGTCGAGGAACGCACTGTAACTGTTGGGAAGGACGAG GCCTTGAATTTACTGAAAGCATCTTTAATCTCAAAAACAGTTCTAAATGATGTTTTCAACATTAGGGAACCTTATCCTAAGGTTATGCTTAAAGTGTGA